Proteins from a single region of Roseburia sp. 831b:
- a CDS encoding methyl-accepting chemotaxis protein encodes MPIGETGFIVLSCIPAGQYYSSLILAIIMLLVVMAIGVVFILFLIGRLTGKIVKPLEELNGAAIELANGNFDVNIDVHSEDEVGELGNSIDKTVTRLKEYIDYIDYIDEISEVLANMADGKLAIHLKYAYVGEFQKVKDALNHISESMTDVMTNIVEGANQVSVGSDDLAKAAQSMAENTQTQAAAIEELLATATTVAEQVKENRDNSEKSASYTNEVADVMEDSKKQMAQMREAMDKIQESSQQVVGVIKAIEDIATQTNLLSLNASIEAARAGEAGKGFAVVAGEIGGLANESANAVNTTRELINVSLGEIEKGNAIVNDVITSLDEAVERVRVANGMIQDTAQMADTQMESIDQIRDGIDDMAQVVQDNSAMAEETSATSEELAAQSVTLNELVQRFELE; translated from the coding sequence ATGCCAATCGGAGAAACAGGATTTATCGTATTAAGCTGTATTCCGGCCGGACAGTATTATTCCTCTTTGATATTGGCGATTATCATGCTCCTTGTGGTAATGGCAATTGGTGTGGTATTTATTCTGTTCCTGATAGGCAGATTAACTGGTAAAATTGTAAAGCCATTGGAAGAGTTAAATGGTGCTGCAATAGAGCTTGCAAATGGCAATTTTGATGTTAATATTGATGTTCATTCAGAGGATGAAGTTGGTGAACTTGGAAATTCTATTGATAAGACTGTAACCAGATTAAAAGAATACATTGATTATATTGATTATATTGATGAGATTTCAGAAGTACTTGCCAATATGGCGGATGGAAAATTGGCAATTCATCTAAAATATGCTTATGTAGGTGAATTCCAGAAAGTAAAAGATGCACTGAATCATATTTCAGAGTCTATGACAGACGTTATGACTAATATCGTGGAAGGCGCAAACCAGGTATCCGTAGGTAGTGATGACCTTGCAAAGGCAGCCCAGAGTATGGCGGAGAATACACAGACACAGGCAGCAGCAATTGAGGAACTTCTTGCAACAGCAACAACAGTTGCAGAGCAGGTAAAAGAGAATCGTGATAATTCTGAAAAATCTGCATCCTATACCAATGAAGTTGCAGATGTCATGGAAGACAGCAAGAAACAGATGGCACAGATGCGTGAAGCAATGGATAAGATTCAAGAATCTTCACAGCAGGTTGTTGGAGTCATTAAGGCAATTGAAGATATCGCAACCCAGACCAATCTTTTGTCACTGAATGCATCAATTGAAGCAGCTCGTGCAGGTGAAGCAGGAAAAGGCTTTGCGGTAGTTGCAGGTGAGATTGGTGGCCTTGCAAACGAAAGTGCAAATGCAGTAAATACCACACGTGAGCTGATTAATGTATCACTTGGCGAGATTGAAAAAGGAAACGCAATTGTAAACGATGTCATTACCTCTTTGGATGAAGCGGTAGAACGTGTTCGTGTTGCAAACGGAATGATTCAGGATACAGCACAGATGGCAGATACACAGATGGAAAGTATCGATCAGATTCGTGATGGAATTGATGATATGGCACAGGTGGTTCAGGATAACTCAGCTATGGCAGAAGAAACTTCCGCAACCAGTGAAGAGTTAGCAGCACAGTCTGTCACATTGAATGAACTTGTACAGAGATTTGAATTAGAATAG
- a CDS encoding HI0074 family nucleotidyltransferase substrate-binding subunit, which translates to MDEKFDRRFQSFCNSLDALAEAKQRDFSDSFVLSGTSAKFSITFDLSWKVMKDILVQYYAITGFVAGSPREVLRESYKANLISDDAWMEMLKVRNNLAHDYDCEIVKAHCNVIVEKYIDLFYEFKEVVKRLLS; encoded by the coding sequence ATGGACGAAAAATTTGATAGACGATTTCAATCTTTTTGCAATTCGTTAGATGCATTAGCAGAAGCAAAACAGAGAGACTTTTCAGATTCTTTTGTACTTAGCGGAACGAGTGCAAAATTTAGTATAACATTTGATTTATCATGGAAAGTCATGAAAGATATATTGGTGCAATACTATGCAATAACTGGATTTGTTGCAGGCTCTCCAAGGGAAGTGCTAAGAGAATCATATAAGGCAAATTTAATTTCAGACGATGCCTGGATGGAGATGCTTAAAGTAAGAAATAATCTTGCACACGATTATGATTGTGAGATTGTAAAGGCTCATTGCAATGTCATTGTAGAGAAATATATTGATTTGTTTTATGAGTTTAAAGAAGTAGTAAAGCGTCTGTTGAGCTGA
- a CDS encoding C-GCAxxG-C-C family protein, which yields MESKVNEAAQRKMCGYNCAQAVACTYCKLADMDEETAKNLAQGFAVGMGGSMEATCGALIGAVMALGIIKNNPQETMQGARRIISKFKEQNGTVVCKELKGVTDGVVKRECIDCVKEAAALLEAELE from the coding sequence ATGGAATCAAAAGTGAATGAAGCAGCACAAAGAAAAATGTGTGGTTATAATTGTGCACAGGCGGTGGCATGCACGTATTGCAAGCTGGCAGATATGGATGAAGAAACAGCAAAAAATCTTGCACAAGGCTTTGCAGTTGGCATGGGTGGCAGCATGGAAGCTACATGCGGAGCATTAATTGGAGCCGTAATGGCGTTAGGCATAATTAAAAATAATCCGCAGGAAACGATGCAGGGTGCAAGAAGAATTATCAGTAAATTTAAAGAACAAAATGGAACTGTTGTCTGTAAGGAGCTAAAAGGCGTTACAGATGGGGTGGTAAAGAGAGAATGTATTGATTGTGTAAAGGAAGCAGCAGCTTTGTTGGAAGCAGAGCTTGAATAA
- a CDS encoding nucleotidyltransferase family protein, whose protein sequence is MKAEDVIKEVAKLCRSYHAKEIILYGSRAKGTARERSDIDIAVSGADYFDELLEQIEEIPTLYSVDLLNMDTCKNKLLLEDIKQYGRKI, encoded by the coding sequence GTGAAAGCAGAAGATGTAATAAAAGAAGTTGCAAAGTTGTGTCGAAGTTATCATGCAAAAGAAATTATTTTATATGGCTCAAGGGCGAAGGGGACTGCAAGAGAAAGAAGCGATATAGATATAGCAGTATCGGGAGCAGATTATTTTGATGAACTTTTGGAGCAGATTGAGGAGATTCCTACACTTTACAGTGTGGATTTACTAAATATGGATACCTGTAAAAATAAACTGTTATTGGAGGATATCAAACAATATGGACGAAAAATTTGA
- a CDS encoding class I SAM-dependent methyltransferase has translation MKEKVNVTGVPETMIQTLYARAMETCKKNPKIKDEIAVEIVSKLDYDFSNAKKDKTMSNGVIARTIVLDEMVEQYLSAHPNAVVVNIACGMDTRCYRMKGKYLRWYNIDLPETIQIRKRFLTENGPVYQIAKSVMDTSYTNEIEYYKEDVLVVMEGLSMYLNEADVRQMFSIIEKTFQSATVLIETMSPFVVQHAKEKSIEGSNAKFTWVVKNGKELQQLLPAFSCKKEVSLVEGMKKLLPVYHVIGAIPTVKNISNKIIVMERHA, from the coding sequence ATGAAAGAAAAAGTAAATGTAACAGGTGTACCGGAAACTATGATTCAGACCTTGTATGCAAGGGCAATGGAAACATGCAAAAAGAATCCGAAAATTAAGGATGAAATAGCCGTTGAAATTGTGTCAAAACTGGATTACGATTTTTCCAATGCAAAAAAGGATAAGACAATGAGCAACGGAGTAATTGCCCGGACAATCGTGTTAGATGAGATGGTAGAGCAGTATTTAAGCGCGCATCCGAATGCAGTGGTTGTAAATATTGCGTGTGGGATGGATACCAGATGTTACCGCATGAAAGGAAAATATCTGCGCTGGTACAACATTGACCTCCCTGAGACGATTCAGATAAGAAAAAGATTTCTTACCGAAAACGGACCGGTTTATCAGATTGCAAAATCAGTGATGGACACATCTTATACAAATGAAATAGAGTACTACAAAGAGGATGTTCTAGTGGTGATGGAAGGCTTATCCATGTATTTAAACGAAGCTGATGTTAGACAGATGTTTTCGATTATTGAAAAAACGTTTCAAAGTGCCACCGTGTTAATAGAGACCATGTCACCTTTTGTGGTACAGCATGCAAAAGAGAAATCAATCGAGGGAAGCAATGCCAAGTTCACCTGGGTTGTGAAAAATGGAAAAGAACTCCAACAGCTTCTCCCTGCTTTTTCGTGCAAAAAAGAAGTCAGTCTGGTAGAGGGCATGAAAAAACTCTTGCCGGTTTATCATGTGATTGGTGCGATTCCTACGGTCAAAAACATTTCAAATAAAATTATTGTTATGGAGCGCCATGCTTAA
- a CDS encoding TetR/AcrR family transcriptional regulator, translating to MMKNKEETMQKIKQAALDEFYDKGYAKASLRTICNRAGVTTGAMYFSFENKEALLRAILEPLIENYEKMLAEYMKIEMENQQESAKLDVLLMQFILKHRKETIIIMEKAQGSCYEGYRRKIEKMMEQSFFAYYQSRLKVSPDEGLMKLLARQRLDSCLEIIKEDYDMQYSLYLVEQTGIYAEGGTDRLIQSLEKLHSN from the coding sequence ATGATGAAGAACAAAGAAGAAACCATGCAAAAGATAAAGCAGGCAGCCTTGGACGAATTCTATGACAAGGGCTACGCAAAGGCAAGCCTTCGGACAATCTGTAATCGTGCAGGTGTCACGACAGGAGCCATGTATTTTTCCTTTGAGAATAAGGAAGCCTTATTACGGGCAATTCTTGAGCCGTTGATAGAAAACTATGAGAAGATGTTAGCAGAATACATGAAAATCGAGATGGAGAACCAACAGGAGTCTGCCAAATTAGATGTACTTCTCATGCAGTTTATCTTAAAGCATCGAAAAGAAACCATTATCATCATGGAGAAGGCGCAGGGAAGCTGCTATGAAGGGTATCGCCGAAAAATTGAGAAAATGATGGAACAGTCATTTTTTGCCTATTATCAAAGCAGGTTAAAGGTGTCACCGGATGAGGGTTTGATGAAACTATTAGCAAGACAGAGATTAGATAGTTGCCTGGAAATCATAAAAGAGGATTATGACATGCAATACAGTTTGTACTTAGTTGAGCAGACAGGAATTTATGCCGAAGGCGGAACAGACAGATTGATACAGAGTTTAGAAAAGCTTCACAGTAATTAG